CATTTCTTGCTCGTATGAAGTAAACCCATGATAATGGGTGTGTAGACTAGGGTGTCACATCGGTGAGATATTCTGTCAAAAGAAAGAAGTAAACCCTTGTTTATGTTCTAATTTAATTTTTCATCTTCTTTTATGCAGAGTATTTGAGGTTTGCTGCTTCCATATACCAGTAAATGACCGCACACCATTTGAAGGTATGGATGGAGGAATATTTCATATATTATTATTTACATTTGCTTGGCATCTCTATGCCCTCGCAAGTACTTGACCGTCTTTACTTGCTATAGAAAGACCTCAAATGGACAAATCTTAAAAGGAGACAACTGTGTCCCATGTGTAGAGCACGTGGAGTGGTGATTGTTTGATTCTTCTCTCGCTTATCCTACGAAAAAAAGTTAGAGAATCTACAGCCGGGGCCTCAAACCCCTCTCAAATGTCCAGGCGGACGGCCCGATCACTGACCGGTCAAAAATAAGCGACTCAGACGAGCACCTCAAACCGGTCTCAAACGTCTGGGCTACTTGGCACCTGGCACCACTCATATCCAGCTCCAATTTGGGGCGAATATGGGGTTGCCCGGACGCATCCGCCACGTCGGATCCAGTCTACGCTGGCCATCTGACCTCACATATATTCGTCCATATCCGATCACCGTGCCAAACCCTATCCACTCCAGTCCACTCCGCCTCAAACTCCTGTCCGGTGATCTCCGATTCCGGCATGGCGGACAGCGGATCTGACTCCGACCAGTCTGGATCCGTCGATTGGGTGTCGTCCTGTGCGGGTTGGAGGATGTTATGATCGTCCGCATTGCCCTCCGCCACTCCCGGGAGGATCGCGCCCGACCGACGGGGGGTCTGTCCGGCGCGAATCCATTGGGTCGGTGCAACGGGCGCTCGGATCCGCCGGGGCTGGATCATCATGGTCCGGTAGCCTCCCCATCTCCGGTCCGCCTGAGTATGAGTGCTATAGGACCGGTGTGCCTGCCGTGGGAAGGGGAGGATAAGGGTAGCCGGCGGCGCACACTGTCGTAGAGGAGGAAGCCATCCGTGCCCGCATCCTCAAGAAGCGACAACGGAGGAACATGTGCTCCCTTGCCCGAGAGCAATATCGAGCGGTCTGTGCCATGGTCGGACTGCCGCCCAAAGGGGAGAAGGAGGACAGCGACGGACCGGACAGCTCCGGGAACGAGCAAATTCGGCTCGATCCATTTTGCGTTTTTGAGCGCTACTTCAACGAGAAAGACGACAAAGGCGCCAGGAAAGGCAAGGGCTGCCGTGGGTGATCTTATCCATAGCTAATATATAGATAGAACATGCTAATTTTTGGTAGTCCGATGACATGTCCTGATGTAGTAACCGGATGATTTGTGTTGCAACGTTTACGTACGATTGCATGTGTTTTGTATGGATTTGAGGTTTGCTAATTGAGGTGTGCGGTTGTACAAAGAAAAAACTAAAGTGTAATCGGTCGCTGCGCACCGACGCGTCAGGGCATGTCCGCGGGCATTTGAGGAGGCAGACTTACCTACCGTGGCTGTATATGCATTTCTTATGTTTATTACCGTTATATCTTACAAAGATTAGTGACTATGAGGATTCATTGTACGATCACAACTGTTAAAATACTGCTAAATTTAATATATCTTTTTTAGCTTATATCACATTTGCAAGCTTGACGCCTGCTTAATTATAATGTATACAGGTTTATTACAAATTGTGGAAGAATATGTCAAACATGAGAATGCTTTGTCGCCAAGCAGACCAATATATATAATTGGGGATTCTTTTGGTGGATGTCTTGCAATTTCAGTGGCAGTTTGCAATCCAGAAATCGACTTGGTTCTTACACTAGTAAATCCAGGTAGGTGAAATAACATTTAACTGATCCAGATATTGATTTGGTTCTTACACTCCTGGTTTTAGAGTATTATAGTATATAATCTGATTTTTCAGCAACATCATCTGCAAAAGCTTCCCTGCAGGCAGTATTGCCTCTTTTGGAAGCAGTGGCGGCCAACCTTCCATTTATACATCCTCACCTTCTCAAATATTCAATGGGTATATTTCTCTTAACTTGTCAATCATGCTTATAGGTAAAATAAATCTTTGTACTTGGAGTGCGGTGACAATTTTACTTTGACTACAGATATATCTTCTAAATAATCCGGTATATCATAAAGATGTTGACATATATTTTTCATTGAAAGTGGTTTATTTCAAGATAATATATAATTCATGTTTTGATTATTGTTTTTATTTTGGATAAggaatattttttatttttttattataACTTACTGTCAAACTTTCTCAGGGGATAAACTATTGCAAAGACCGATTGCAGGTTTCTTTCTGTGAGAACCCAATAAATATAAACGGGCTCAACGCTAGTTATGCTTGTTCTGCTGATCTTTTCCCAACTATTGTATATTGCAGCGTTAGAGCACTTGCATAACCAGCTAATTCTTAAACTAAACATATGATAGACAATAAATATCAAGAATATGAGCTACGTATATGAATCATAATGGTACTGGAACAAATCAGTTTCAATATCTTTAGGCAGAAAAGGTTATTCATCGGCATAAGAGCCACTTCAATTATTATTATATTGTTTTTCGACGGTGAATCTAAGAATTTTTCTTAATTATGTATCTGTGCTCCTCAAACTGTTTTTTCATGTTGCAAAATAGGTAACCCTCTCAATATGGCTATGGTTAGCCTTGAGAATAGTCTTTCTCCACAAGAGACTCTACAAGAATTTTCAAACAAACTCACTTCAATGCTACCTTTAGTTTCCGTAAGTTATCAGTTATCATTTCTTTTAGAATATTTTAATCTTTCCATTAGACATGCACAAATAAGAATTGAAATTTGTGGAAATTCAAATTTTATTTATTCGGAGAGACATTTTCTAGCTTTTAACAATATTATTTATCACTTAAGAACACCTAGATGGCCATCCATTATTATTTTTGACCGTAACCAGCAGGAGCTCTGCTTTTCAATTAAGATGGGGGAATAACTGTACAATAGGCTGAAAAAATTCAGCTTACAGAGGTAAAAGCACACCAACGACAGGAAAGAGACACAAACTATGTACATCTCCAGAACCTGTCCAACCTAACTGACGATTGGTCATCCATTATTATACTTTCTAATGTTCTCACAAGACAAACTTACTAAGCAGAAGTAGATTATTGTTGTAAAAAAAGCACCCGTAGATAGTAATATTGTCCTGTCAGAATTGATGCTTATTATTTCTCAGGAACTAGGAGATATAATACAAATGGGCACTCTCGTGTGGAAACTTAAGCTTCTCAAGTCAGGTGCAAACTATGCCAACTCACAACTTCACATGGTACAAGCAGAAGTACTACTTCTTGCAAGGTATCTCTATTTAACAGTTTCACACATTTGGTAGCTCAGGTGAGGTATAATCTTACAAATTTTATCTCCCACTATAAATATATTTGGATTTAGTGGCATTGAGAATCTGCCGCCAAGTGGAGAAGCAGACCGACTGGTTAAGTCACTGAAAAATTGCAAAGTTCGGTACTTCAGGAACCGGGGCGACAGACTACTCATGGTACAAACTATCATGCTCAATATTTTTCTCTTCAATTAGTTCCCAACATTTCCATGTTTTCACTTACTTGGTTGGAGTATTTAACCAAAAACTACCACATTTCACGGAAACGTGACAGAAAACTACCACTTTACGATTTTGTGCGGAAAACTACCACTTTTGTCCTAATCCGTGGCAAAAAACTATCAAGTCTCGAAACCGGTCGCTTCGCCCGCGCCAAGCACCAAACTAACCAGCCGGTCCCACGTTTCAGGTGCCACGGTGGCCAACCGACGCCTGCCGCGCGTTAACGGCGCGTCCGCGGTCGGAAACGGCGTCGTCAGAGGATCAGCATCAAATGGCCGGTCCCACGTTTTGGTGCATTGAACGCAAACTGACAGCCGCCATTTCCGACCGCGGACGCGCCGTTAACGCGCGGCGGGCATCGGCTGGCCACCGTGGCACCTAAAACGTGGGACCGGCTGGTCAGTTTGGTGCTTCGCGCGGGCGAAGCGACCGGTTTCGAGACTTGGTAGTTTTTTGCCACGGATTAGAACAAAAGTGGTAGTTTTCCGCACAAAATCGTAAAGTGGTAGTTTTCTGTCACGTTTCCGTGAAATGTGGTAGTTTTTGGTTAAATACTCACTTGGTTGAGTAGTGTACACCAAGTTTAACTTTGATATTgtctaatactccctccgtcctacaatataagagcgtttttgacactaggcTAGTGTCagaaacgctcttatattatggaacggagggagtagaatatTTCTGAATCTCATGGCACTTCGACAGGAGGATGGCTTCAACCTTCTAACTGTGATAAAAGGAGTAAAAATGTACCGCCGTGGTAGACAATGGGACTGTGTGAACGATTTCCTGTCACCCACATTAAGTGAATTCAACAGAACATTTGGTGAAGATTTCAAGTATGTATTTAGCATATAAGATCGATTCAACTTTTCACATGATATCATATAGAGATGATTAGACTCATTTGTACGAAGCTCAAACTCTTGCAGATTGTTTCATCAGTTACTGAGCCCAGCCATGCTCTCTACAACACAAAATGGAAAAATTGTCCATGGCCTTGACGGTGTTCCGGACAAAGGTCCTGTCTTGTTTGTGGGATATCACCAACTCTTGGCCATGGAGTGGGCTGCACTAATCGAAGGGTTCTTGAGGGAGAAAAAAACTGTTATCCGAACAGGGGCCCATCAAGTATTTTTTGCTGGAAATTATGAGACACTACGCCAAGAGTTGTCTCTGTTTGATTTTGTTTCTATGTACGGCGCGGTTCCAGTCAGTCCAATCAATACGTACAAATTGTTTGAGAGAAATGAATTTGTTCTCCTCTATCCAGGCGGTGTGAGGGAAGCTCTACATAGGAAGGTGCTCTTTAACAAGGACATTTTATTCTGATAAAATTGCTTGTATTTTCTACATTCTGCTATGCTTATTTTGTTGTGCCTGGCAGGGCGAAACATACAAATTGTTTTGGCCAGATCAAACCGAATTTGTAAGAATGGCAGCACGGTTTGGAGTTACGGTCATACCATTTGGTTGTGTGGGAGAAGATGACTTTTTGGAGGTTAGCTTTATGTGCTTTTGTACTTCGAGTCATCTGAAGCAACAAGATTTACATATTGTAGTAGAAGTTATATTCCGGATTTTAAGGCACTAAAATGGCTCTTTTCTTATCTCACCCCATATAGTCTACTTATGTATCCTTTGTACCTTTTACAGATAGTTGTGGACTACAATGATCAAAAGAACATACCCTATATTAGAGACGAGATAAAGTCATTCAACAGAGATTTTACAAGATTAAGGTTAGATTTCTATTACACTGTCCATTTTTCCTACGATAAACAAACAATCAAGTATCTCCTTAGAAAGTTTGTTACCAATCTCAAGCCTTGGCACCACTTCACCTCCAGTATCTAAGGAATAAAAACCTTGGCCGCCTTCTTTGTGCATGTTTGGTTTTAGGGACACTGTGAAAGGAGAGGATGGGAATCAAGTCTTGCATCTGCCTGTTGTTCTCCCAAAATTACCAGGGCGGCTGTATTTCCTATTCGGCAGACCAATCGAGATGGAAGGAATGGACAATGTGTTGACAGATAGGAAGAAGGCAAACCAAGTATATTTTCAAATCGAATTGGAAGTGGAGAATGCAATGTCTTACCTAAAGAGGAAGAGAAATGAAGATCCTTACCGGAGTATTGCGCGACGTGCGTTGTACCAGGCAACTTGGGGTCCTTCTGCTCAAGTGCCTACTTTCGAACCGTGAAAGATTGGGTCAGGACTTGTTTGCTTAGGCTAACTGGGCCATGACTTTCATGTTTAATTGTCAGTTGAGCCAATTTTCGAAATAGGGTGAGTTGAAACTTCCATGGACTTAGCACGATGAAAGAAACCAAGTACCAATCTAAAGAAGTTGCGAGCACCAGAATCATGCCTTTTGGAGAGATTGTGGTGATG
The sequence above is a segment of the Aegilops tauschii subsp. strangulata cultivar AL8/78 chromosome 6, Aet v6.0, whole genome shotgun sequence genome. Coding sequences within it:
- the LOC109767051 gene encoding phytyl ester synthase 1, chloroplastic isoform X2, translated to MHFNRSALSSLPFFPSLLCSPPFFPSMSYVPHTILRPFGVKPFAGGGYLRRHARPCVRRASSVGATNGNELGGGNKRRRKRPAEESRLEVLYDDGFGSVTVKDYREAVRAMPRDDGGPPRWFCPVECGRPEVDRAPLLLFLSGIEGVGMELILHHKSLGKVFEVCCFHIPVNDRTPFEGLLQIVEEYVKHENALSPSRPIYIIGDSFGGCLAISVAVCNPEIDLVLTLVNPASLQAVLPLLEAVAANLPFIHPHLLKYSMGNPLNMAMVSLENSLSPQETLQEFSNKLTSMLPLVSELGDIIQMGTLVWKLKLLKSGANYANSQLHMVQAEVLLLASGIENLPPSGEADRLVKSLKNCKVRYFRNRGDRLLMEDGFNLLTVIKGVKMYRRGRQWDCVNDFLSPTLSEFNRTFGEDFKLFHQLLSPAMLSTTQNGKIVHGLDGVPDKGPVLFVGYHQLLAMEWAALIEGFLREKKTVIRTGAHQVFFAGNYETLRQELSLFDFVSMYGAVPVSPINTYKLFERNEFVLLYPGGVREALHRKGETYKLFWPDQTEFVRMAARFGVTVIPFGCVGEDDFLEIVVDYNDQKNIPYIRDEIKSFNRDFTRLRDTVKGEDGNQVLHLPVVLPKLPGRLYFLFGRPIEMEGMDNVLTDRKKANQVYFQIELEVENAMSYLKRKRNEDPYRSIARRALYQATWGPSAQVPTFEP
- the LOC109767051 gene encoding phytyl ester synthase 1, chloroplastic isoform X1 — translated: MHFNRSALSSLPFFPSLLCSPPFFPSMSYVPHTILRPFGVKPFAGGGYLRRHARPCVRRASSVGATNGNELGGGNKRRRKRPAEESRLEVLYDDGFGSVTVKDYREAVRAMPRDDGGPPRWFCPVECGRPEVDRAPLLLFLSGIEGVGMELILHHKSLGKVFEVCCFHIPVNDRTPFEGLLQIVEEYVKHENALSPSRPIYIIGDSFGGCLAISVAVCNPEIDLVLTLVNPATSSAKASLQAVLPLLEAVAANLPFIHPHLLKYSMGNPLNMAMVSLENSLSPQETLQEFSNKLTSMLPLVSELGDIIQMGTLVWKLKLLKSGANYANSQLHMVQAEVLLLASGIENLPPSGEADRLVKSLKNCKVRYFRNRGDRLLMEDGFNLLTVIKGVKMYRRGRQWDCVNDFLSPTLSEFNRTFGEDFKLFHQLLSPAMLSTTQNGKIVHGLDGVPDKGPVLFVGYHQLLAMEWAALIEGFLREKKTVIRTGAHQVFFAGNYETLRQELSLFDFVSMYGAVPVSPINTYKLFERNEFVLLYPGGVREALHRKGETYKLFWPDQTEFVRMAARFGVTVIPFGCVGEDDFLEIVVDYNDQKNIPYIRDEIKSFNRDFTRLRDTVKGEDGNQVLHLPVVLPKLPGRLYFLFGRPIEMEGMDNVLTDRKKANQVYFQIELEVENAMSYLKRKRNEDPYRSIARRALYQATWGPSAQVPTFEP